Proteins from one Ipomoea triloba cultivar NCNSP0323 chromosome 1, ASM357664v1 genomic window:
- the LOC116017651 gene encoding protein EXPRESSION OF TERPENOIDS 1-like produces the protein MSGFFSLGGGPGNKDPQVQEQGEDQNLGATNNNNSSLYLFKNEEIYNKGFELWQQYYHMHQQRAHHVHHHHPHLVDFSVGVGAAAPPNNPAAAGGGGSSSSSGNLVGDDQNQSAGAGYSFRSSSSGFRVMRPSSGGASGGVNCQDCGNQAKKDCTHMRCRTCCKSRGFQCQTHVKSTWVPAAKRRERQQHLASLQQQNLSLGAAAADNAKRQRESPSSLVCTRLPTTSSGLEVGTHYPAEVNSPAVFRCVKVSAMDDEVDQYAYQTAVSIGGHVFKGILYDQGPENRYNSSSVPGESSSAAAQHHQPLNLISGATASHHQHQQPAITMLDPSLYPTPLTAIMAGTQFFPPPRP, from the exons ATGTCTGGTTTTTTCAGCTTAGGAGGAGGGCCAGGAAACAAAGACCCGCAGGTTCAAGAGCAAGGCGAAGACCAAAACCTAGGAGCtacaaacaacaacaatagtaGCTTGTATTTGTTCAAGAATGAGGAGATCTACAACAAGGGTTTCGAGCTATGGCAACAATACTACCATATGCATCAACAACGTGCGCATCACGTGCACCACCACCACCCTCATCTAGTCGATTTCTCCGTAGGCGTCGGCGCCGCCGCCCCGCCTAACAACCCCGCCGCCGCAGGCGGCGGCGGGAGCAGTAGTAGCAGCGGAAATCTCGTCGGTGATGATCAAAACCAATCCGCCGGCGCCGGATATTCCTTCAGATCATCTTCTTCAGGATTTAGAGTTATGCGGCCGAGCAGCGGCGGGGCTAGCGGCGGGGTTAACTGCCAGGACTGTGGAAACCAAGCCAAGAAAGATTGCACACACATGAGGTGCAGAACTTGCTGTAAGAGCAGAGGCTTTCAGTGCCAGACGCACGTGAAGAGCACGTGGGTTCCCGCCGCCAAACGCCGCGAGCGTCAGCAACACCTCGCCTCCCTCCAGCAACAAAATCTCAGCctcggcgccgccgccgccgacaaCGCGAAACGACAACGAGAGAGCCCTTCTTCCCTCGTTTGTACTCGTCTACCCACCACCTCGTCAG GGTTAGAAGTGGGGACGCATTATCCAGCCGAGGTGAATTCTCCGGCGGTGTTTCGCTGCGTAAAAGTGAGCGCAATGGATGACGAGGTGGACCAGTATGCCTACCAGACGGCGGTCAGTATTGGGGGCCACGTTTTCAAGGGAATTCTGTACGATCAAGGCCCGGAGAACCGCTACAACTCCTCCTCCGTTCCCGGCGAGagctcctccgccgccgcccaGCACCACCAACCGCTCAATCTAATCTCCGGCGCCACCGCTAgccaccaccaacaccaacaaCCGGCCATCACAATGCTCGACCCATCACTATACCCCACTCCGCTCACTGCAATCATGGCTGGTACGCAATTCTTTCCACCACCCAGACCTTAG